The Apium graveolens cultivar Ventura chromosome 11, ASM990537v1, whole genome shotgun sequence genome has a window encoding:
- the LOC141695815 gene encoding protein FAR1-RELATED SEQUENCE 5-like: MASGFGNVGANLRDFRNFSRDVKSFVGERDGYNMIFAPFTGLDKYDKCVTFAAFLLSHENIEDYTWAFDHFVKAMGRNPVVILTDQCPAMKVIVHNSFSDKNGLIASKHRLCMWHIMQKFRNKLGNRLCKETDFMKKMKTYIWSSILETDEFERGWMEVLKEFKLDEHKWISDMYSIRSSWIPSFFRDEPMFGLMRTTSRTESENLFFGQFHRQ; the protein is encoded by the exons ATGGCTAGTGGTTTTGGGAATGTAGGTGCCAACTTACgtgattttagaaattttagtAGGGATGTTAAATCATTTGTTGGTGAAAGGGATGG ATATAACATGATATTTGCCCCTTTCACTGGTTTAGATAAATATGACAAGTGTGTTACTTTTGCTGCTTTCCTTTTGTCACATGAGAATATTGAGGATTATACTTGGGCTTTTGATCACTTTGTCAAAGCTATGGGAAGAAATCCAGTTGTCATTCTTACTGACCAGTGTCCTGCTATGAAGGTCATTGTACATAATTCATTTTCTGACAAAAATGGTTTAATTGCTAGTAAGCATCGTCTATGCATGTGGCACATTATGCAAAAATTCCGTAACAAG CTTGGTAATCGTTTATGTAAAGAGACagattttatgaagaaaatgaagactTACATATGGTCTTCAATTTTAGAGACTGATGAGTTTGAGAGAGGCTGGATGGAAGTTTTAAAGGAGTTCAAATTAGACGAGCATAAATGGATTTCAGACATGTATTCTATCAGATCTTCTTGGATTCCATCATTTTTTAGAGATGAGCCTATGTTTGGTCTAATGAGGACAACATCAAGAACAGAGAGTGAGAATCTCTTTTTTGGGCAGTTTCATAGGCAATGA